CGGCGCGATCCGGGCGGCCGACCGCGCCGGCCTCGAGACCGTCGTCTGCGCGAACAACCCGGCCCAGATCGGGGCGGCCACGGCGCTCGGACCCGACGCCGTCGCCGTCGAACCGCCGGAACTGATCGGCACCGGGACGCCGGTCAGCCAGGCCGATCCGGACGTGGTCGAGGATGCCGTCGACGCCGCCGCTCGGGTCGACGAGGACGTCACCGTGCTCTGTGGCGCGGGGATCAGCACCGGCGAGGACGTCGTCGCCGCCGCCGACCTTGGCTCGAGCGGCGTCTTGCTCGCCAGCGGCGTCGCCAAGGCCGACGACCCAGCGGTGGCGCTCGCCGATCTGGTCGAGCCCCTGTAAGTGGGACCGGACCAAAGACGGAACGGGGCGGAGACGATGATGACGCGAGAGCAGGCCGGTGAGCCGGACGCTTTTTGTCCGTCGCCAGCGAACTCGAATCAGTACCGATGAGCGACGACGAGACCCGCCCGAGCGCCGACGACACGTCGACCGCACACCCACTCGAGGTCACCCTCGAGAACCGCCTGATGAGCCAGGGCGTCTACGCCACATCGCTAGAGCGAACCGACGAGCGAACGCGACTCGAGTACGAAATGGTGCACAACGTGCCAGGCGTGACCACCCACGAGGTCAGTACCGTCGTTCGAATCGTCCTGGACGTCGCGGAGGAACGCGAGTGGGAGCCGGGAACGCTCGAGGCAGTGTCTCGATCCACCGATGGGGACCGGCGCGGGACGTGGCGAGTCGAACGCGAGTGGTTCGATCGGCTGGGGGACGACCTCTCCGATATCGAGTTCTCGGATCTCGTTCTCGATACAATTACACACGCCGAAGGGTAAGAAGTAGGTACATTCATTACGGATTGCTGTCTTCGGGTTCGTAGAGCTACCGATGACCGGAGAGCAGGTGTTCGTCTCCCACGCACCCGTCGACATCGACCTCGTGCAGGAGCTGTTCTCGACGGTCAAGAACTTCCCGTTCGGCGTCCACATCGCCCTCGAAGAGATCGAATCCGGCCGAACGCGCAAGCGACTCGAGGGCCGACTCGCCAACAGCGACGTCGTCGTCGCCGTACTCACCGAGGCGTCGTCGACCAGTCCCTGGGTCAACCAAGAGATCGGGTACGCGCTCGCGAAGGGGATTCCAGTTCTCCCGCTGTACGACGAGGAGGCGTTCCGCGGCGGGTTCATCGCCGACGTGGAAGGGGTCGCCATCGATCGGGAGAACCTCTCGTTCACGATCTTCAACCTGCTCTGTCGGCTTCGGAGCGAACTCTCTCCACTCGGGGCGCTGTCGGTCCCCAACTGGTACGTCCGGTTCCCGTGTACGATTCCGGACTGCGGCCACCCGGTGACGCTGGACATCACGCAGGGGCAGACGAAACTCTGGAAACTCTCGGAACACGGCCAGTTGCTCGAAGCCAGCTGCGAGGTCTGTGACGCCGCCTACGCTTTCGATCCGGCGACGATCGGGTTCGTCAGGCGCATGGACGGACTCGAACGGACGGCGTGATTCCCGCGTCTTCAGGCGCGCGAGGACGTCAACACGTTACTTCAGCCGGTCGTAGGCTTCTTTGACGAGTTTGAATGCCGACTCACTCCCGCTCTTCTTGTCGGGGTGGGCGTGCTTGATCTGGGTCAGGAAGGCTTCACGAAGCTCCCGGCTCGTCACGTCGTCGCCGACGCGAAGGATCTCCCGCGCCTCCGACTTGCGCATCTTGACGCCGCTGACGACGCCTTTCTCCTCGGCAAGTGCCTTGCAGTCAGGACACAGCTCCTCGGTCCGGCCGTCGATCGTCGTCACGTGGTAGAGTTCTTCGTCGACGTACTCGTGACACTGACTACAGAGCGTTCGACGGGTCGCGAGGTGGGTCGTCTCCGCCGGTTCGTCGGCGGACGTTCCGGTACCGTCGTCTAGCCCATCCGATGCCGAGGTTCCCGCATCCCCATGGCCGGGAACTTCCTCGAGGCAGTCGGGACAACACGTTATCACCGCTCCATCGGGCAACACGACGTCCTCGAGGTCGTCTCGCGGAAAGCTCGAGCGACAGCCACCACAGGTCCCGCGCGGCCGGTCGATCGACTCGAGTTTTCGGGCGGCCTCGCGGGCGTGGGGCGCACACGTCGGGCAGCAGGCCAGGCGTTCCCCATCGGGCATCGTCACGGTGGTCAGGTTCTCGAGCGCGACGGCCCGTCCGCATCCATCACACCGTTCGCGGCGTTGGTCGACCACGGCCATCTGTCACATCGTTTGTATTCGGACTATATTATTGTAGTCATCTCCTGAAACGCACGGCGGACTGTTCGAGAGCCACGGGTGACGCGGAGCGAACCTGATGACACCGATGCAAGGCCAGAAACCGTGACAGCAATACGGGCTCCGCCCCGACCGATGGGCATGGGAGCGCTACCTACCGCATTCGATACCGATCGTCCTGGACAGCGAGCCGTTGCGCTGGTCGGGGCGGTCGACCTCGCCCTCATTACGACGATCATGCTGATCGGCCGACGCCAGCACGGCCTGCCGATCGCGAGCGAACCGGGAGCCGCCCTCGAGACCGCCCTGCCGTTTCTCGTCGGCTGGACGGTCGTCGCCCTCCTGGCCGGGGCGTACGCTCGACGAGCGATCACGTCGACGAAGACCGCCGGCGTCGTCACGACCGTCGCCTGGGTTGGTGGAGCGAACGTCGGCCTCATTCTTCGCTCGTCCCCGTTCTTCGACGGCAACTCGCTGTGGGCGTTCAACGTCGTCATCACCGGTATTGGGCTGCTCGTGCTCGGGACCTGGCGTGTCGGGCTCTCGGTGGGACTCCGTAAAGTGGGCTGGCTCGAGTGATCTCCGATTAGATACTCACGCCTCGGGTATCGTCAGGTCAGTGACCAATGTCTCGAGTGCAGGCCGACCCGGACCGAATCGGTCGCCGAAGTGGTCGACGATTCGAAATCGGCCGTTTGCGGCCGTGTACATATTGAATTCGACCATACCAATTTTGAGAGGGGGTTTCGAACCAGGACATTTTCGCCGGTCGGAACCACGCCATAAGTTATGGCGATAATCGCCCATCTATACGAATCAGGGACAAATTCAATATCGGCTAATTATGGGAAACGCTTATATGCCTATTCCTCATAGAATGTAATAGATTATGGCTGGCTATTACGACCTTGTTCTCGGACTTATCCCGGTCGCACTGCTCGGAATCACCGCTGCCCTGACCGTCGTCGGTGTCTCGTTGACGGCGGCAGTCCCAATTAGCGCCACCGTCGCAATCGGCGTCATCGGACACGCGATGTTCGTCAACGGTCCCGTCGATACTATCGAGGACGCCCCAGCCACGCACCCGACGATCAACTCCGAGTAACCCCAGCCACGCGGTTTTTATCTCTTGGTCTCCTCGTGGGAGTATGACCGACGTCCTGTTTCTCACCAGTGAAGAGACGGTAGGTCTTGCCTCGCCCGCCGACTACGTCGATGCCGTTCGTGACGGGTACCGCCAGCGCGGCACCGGCGCGCCCGCCGAACCCAGAACCAAACTCTTTCGTGCCGATCCGGGTGGACTCCTGACGACCTACTCCGCCGTACTTCCGGAAACCGGCGCGATGGGGGGTTACATGTACAGCGCCGGGTTCGGCTCGGGCGACGCCTGGTTCGTCACGCCCCTGTTCGACGCCGACAGCGGCGAACCAATCGCCCTGCTCGACGGTGCTCACATGAACCCATTCAAGACCGGCGCCGCCGGCGCAGTCGCTGTCGACGAACTCGCTCGCCAGGACGCCGATACCCTCGCCGTGATCGGCACCGGCCCGCAGGCGCGCGGACAGGTCCACACGACGGCTACCGTTCGCGATTTCGAGACGGTTCGCGTCTTCTCGCCGACCGAATCGAATCGCGAGGCGTTCGCCGCCGAGTTCGACGACGAACTCGCCGCCAGCGTCTCGGCCGTCGACTCGAGCGCCGCCGCCGTCGACGGTGCCGACGTCGTGATCACGGCGACGACGGCGAGTGACCCCGTCTTCGACGGCTCAGTCCTCGAGCACGGAACCCACGTCACCGCGATGGGGCAGTACCACCCGAAGAAGCGCGAACTCGACGTGGAAACGATCGAACGGGCCACCTACGTTCCCGACCTTCGGGACCGGGCGACCTACGACGGGGGCTCGTTCCTCGCGGCGCTCGAGGCCGGTGCGATAGCCGAAGATCACGTCCAGGCCGAACTGGGCGAGATTGTGGCCGGCGAGGCGCCCGGACGAACGAGCGACGACGAGATCACGGTGTTCGACAGCGGCGGGACCGGGATCGAAACCGTCGCGGCCGCGGCGATGTTGTACGAACGGGCGACGGAGGAGGGACTCGGCTCGACCATTTCGTTCGCACCCGCGAGCGAGGCACTGACGGGGCGGCGTTCCTGAAAGAGACAGGGAAATAGCTGGCGCGCGAACGGCCGGTCACCCGTCACTCGCCACTCGTCACTCGCCACTCGCCACTCGTCACTCGCCACTCGTCACTCGCCACTCGCCACTCGTCACTCGCGCTCGACGGCAACTTCGTGGACGACGACGGTCAGGTGGTTCAGTTTCGGCGGTAAGTGCTCCGGCGGGATCGCGATCGTCGGCTCGACGGTCGAAAGCGACGGATCGTACGTCAACTTCGCGTTCTGGGCGATCGACATCGGGCCCGAGATGATCGATCCCGTGAAGTCGACGCTCCCCGTTCCAATGCAGACGTCGGCCCAGTCGGCGTCTGGCGAGCAGTCGGCGTTGTTCAGGTACTCGTCGACGAGTTCGTTCGTCCCCTCGGCCGGCTCGTCCCGTGGTGCGTAGATGGTTCCCGTGAACGTCCCCTGACCGATCGCGAACTTCATCTCCGAGGTTCCGTAGAGCTGAAAGTGCCGGGGATCGTCGGATTCGACGGTGACGCCGCCGCTACCGCCTCCAATAGCTACGTCGCCGGTCGTGTACACCCTCGCGACGTGTTCCGTTCCCGCACCGTCGACGACCTCGATCTTCGCGTTGTCGAGTCCGATGTTCCCATCGACGAGGATGGTTACGTCCCCCTCGCTCAGATCGATCTCGAAGCCGTCTCCCTTCGCGAGGAGCAACTCGTCCGCGTAGTAGGTCCCGTTCTCGAGGGTCGTCCCGTCGATAGAGCGGGCGTCCTCCGCCGACGTCTCGAACAGGTACGCGATGTCGTCGTCGAGCGGCCGAAGGTCGACCGCTTCGCCGCCCGTACAGTTGGCAGGTGCTTCACAGGTGATACTCACGTTTCCGGTCGCCGAGATCGAGCCGTTCACAGAGGGGTTCCCGCCGTTATCGAGTACGTCCCCAACGGCGGTGACCGCTCCGTCGTAGGACCCGTCGGGATTGGGCTGTCCGAGCAGGATGGTGACCGTCCTGTTCGCGTGATCGACCGTCACGTACTTGTCGCCGACCTGTCGCTCGTAGTGGGTCGCCCAGCCGGCGTAGTACGGGCTCTCGATCGTGATCGTGACGAACCGACCCGCGACGCTCGGGCTATCGCGGGTCGGCCGATCGCTCCGTACTTTCGAGAGGCGAATCCGGTCGTTCGATACCGATTCGACGCCCTCGAGTCGCGTGATCGGTAGTCGGAAGGCGTCCTGACGGTACTCGGCCTGTGGTGCGGAGACGAGTCTCGCCTGGGCACCCGTGGCGCGGAAGACGGCACCGCCCTCGTAGGCGACGACCGTATCGCCGTCACGATACTCGATCGCTCGCATCGGTTCGTCGATTATGGGGTCCTCGAGGCCGGACGCAGTCACCGTAATGTGGCCCGAATCCACGAGAGAAACCTGGCCGTTGGCGTCTGCCAGGCCGAGCGCGACCGACCGCGTGTCGTCGCTCGAGGCGGCGACCGTGTTCAGTTCCGAGCCGAGGTTGACGAACGACTGTTCGACGCGCTCATCCTGGAGCTGGTCCGAGGACGTCGTGAGCGCCCCGGTTCCGACGAGGACGATGCCAATGCTGGCGACGGCGACCATGCCGATGATGATCGTCAGGGCGAGTACCGGCGTCAGCCCCCGGTCGGCGCGGTCGATCATCGCGTGCCTCGCGATAGAACACTACACTGCTCGCGGTTTCGTCGTCCCCGCTGACCGCCCAGCGTGCTCCCTCCCTCCCCCCGGAGCTGATGGAGCAATTGCGTCATACACGCATTCATGACCGTCACCGATAATGACGTTTCCTATACGTTCCAGTTGCTGAACACGAACGTGGTCCATTACCCAGAACATCGTCTATCCGTTCACCAGGGGCGATTGTCGACCGTTTTCCCGGTTCGCGTCTCCAGGTTCGGTGCTGACCAGAACCCGGCGGGCCACGAACCGAAACGGTTAGGAACGCATTCGACCACCGACAGGACGTGGTTCGAGGTGAGACCGCAAGCAGTAACCGTTCACGCCGACTGGCGGGAGCGATGGTACTCGTCGTCGCCGGCGGACTCGCGATGTTCGTCCCGGCCGTTCGACTTCTGCTGGCCGGACTCGTCCTCCTCGCCGGACCGCTGTCGATTTACGGGGGCCTCCTCGCGTTCCTCAGGGGCAACCTCGGGATGCGCAGCGCGTCCCGGCTCGTCCTGGGGCTGGCGGCCGGGACGCTCGCTCCGATGTTGCTCGCCCTGGCGCTGATCGGGTCGGGGACGGTCGCGTTAGTTGTGGGCGTCCTCGGTGGATCGTGTAGCGTGCTGGCACTCGTGTTCGCGTCGACCGCGTTCAGTCGCGAACGAACGCCGGCCGAGCGGTACGTCCCGCCGACCGACGGTTGACGGCTGACGTCGAACAGGGTGATACGGCCGAGAAAATGAACGACGTCTACTCGAGTTGGATCGCAAACAGCGGCAGAACGGGGACCGCTGTGTGAGAATGTTCGCCTTCGGTCGTAACGACGAAGTCGACGTCCGTGCCGACGTTCTCGGTCAGAGGCTTCGAACCCGAGACCGAATCGGAGAGCACGGTGACCGCATCCACGAGCAACGGCGCGACAACACCCCCGACGACCGCCCGCGGATCCGAGAGGGGCGCCTGCAGCGCGACGCGGTCGCCGGACTCGATTCCCCACTCGTCGACGACGTCTCGGGCCGCCTCGAGCACGGACCGGTGACTGTACTCGCGTCGGTCGGCAACGAGCAGCGGCGTCTCGGGATCGACTTCGAGGGGCGGAAACGACGGATTCTCGCTCCAGAGGCCGCTCTCCAGGTGACGGACCCCTGGATCGTCGGGGCGGTCGCCGTAGCCGACCCGCTGAGCGCCTTCGGGGAGGTCGTACCCGTCGAGATCGCTAACCGGTGCGACGAGCGTTCGGAAGCCCTCGCTCCCTCGCAGGTCGCGGGGCGGATCGAACCTGGTCCGGGACTCGAGCAA
This region of Natronosalvus halobius genomic DNA includes:
- a CDS encoding DUF3054 domain-containing protein, which produces MGALPTAFDTDRPGQRAVALVGAVDLALITTIMLIGRRQHGLPIASEPGAALETALPFLVGWTVVALLAGAYARRAITSTKTAGVVTTVAWVGGANVGLILRSSPFFDGNSLWAFNVVITGIGLLVLGTWRVGLSVGLRKVGWLE
- a CDS encoding J domain-containing protein, whose amino-acid sequence is MAVVDQRRERCDGCGRAVALENLTTVTMPDGERLACCPTCAPHAREAARKLESIDRPRGTCGGCRSSFPRDDLEDVVLPDGAVITCCPDCLEEVPGHGDAGTSASDGLDDGTGTSADEPAETTHLATRRTLCSQCHEYVDEELYHVTTIDGRTEELCPDCKALAEEKGVVSGVKMRKSEAREILRVGDDVTSRELREAFLTQIKHAHPDKKSGSESAFKLVKEAYDRLK
- a CDS encoding toll/interleukin-1 receptor domain-containing protein, whose translation is MTGEQVFVSHAPVDIDLVQELFSTVKNFPFGVHIALEEIESGRTRKRLEGRLANSDVVVAVLTEASSTSPWVNQEIGYALAKGIPVLPLYDEEAFRGGFIADVEGVAIDRENLSFTIFNLLCRLRSELSPLGALSVPNWYVRFPCTIPDCGHPVTLDITQGQTKLWKLSEHGQLLEASCEVCDAAYAFDPATIGFVRRMDGLERTA
- a CDS encoding DUF7289 family protein, translated to MIDRADRGLTPVLALTIIIGMVAVASIGIVLVGTGALTTSSDQLQDERVEQSFVNLGSELNTVAASSDDTRSVALGLADANGQVSLVDSGHITVTASGLEDPIIDEPMRAIEYRDGDTVVAYEGGAVFRATGAQARLVSAPQAEYRQDAFRLPITRLEGVESVSNDRIRLSKVRSDRPTRDSPSVAGRFVTITIESPYYAGWATHYERQVGDKYVTVDHANRTVTILLGQPNPDGSYDGAVTAVGDVLDNGGNPSVNGSISATGNVSITCEAPANCTGGEAVDLRPLDDDIAYLFETSAEDARSIDGTTLENGTYYADELLLAKGDGFEIDLSEGDVTILVDGNIGLDNAKIEVVDGAGTEHVARVYTTGDVAIGGGSGGVTVESDDPRHFQLYGTSEMKFAIGQGTFTGTIYAPRDEPAEGTNELVDEYLNNADCSPDADWADVCIGTGSVDFTGSIISGPMSIAQNAKLTYDPSLSTVEPTIAIPPEHLPPKLNHLTVVVHEVAVERE
- the tpiA gene encoding triose-phosphate isomerase; amino-acid sequence: MFVLINLKTYPCDPVAVAEAARDVDETTDARIAVAPQATHLERVAETGVETWAQHVDPIDYGSNTGHTLAEAVADAGAAGTLINHSERRLKLADVDGAIRAADRAGLETVVCANNPAQIGAATALGPDAVAVEPPELIGTGTPVSQADPDVVEDAVDAAARVDEDVTVLCGAGISTGEDVVAAADLGSSGVLLASGVAKADDPAVALADLVEPL